Genomic DNA from Trichoderma asperellum chromosome 5, complete sequence:
GGAAAGAGCCCTTTTCAACCCGCGACACTACTAGACCATCGCAAAATCTCCAACGCTATCCACTGGTCAAATTCTTTCCCGTAATACGGCACTACCCCTAGAAGCTGCTATACTCTCTGTTATGTAGCAAATTATTACGAATATAGAAATTGTTAGAGACGTTATTGTCGGAAAGATACTGTATAGGGTTCAATATTAACAAATGCAATACtcaaaaatataattacccAATTTCAATACCATTGACGAGATATATTTACCTGAGCCTGGTCagagctataaataaagatcaCTAACCCTGGTTAAATGTAGTTAATTCACCCATGAACAAAATTGGAGAAATATTAGCCATGAGCCTACATTATGGTTGATCCAACTAAACATGAGGTATCTAACGCTAATTGGAAAGTTGACACAACACCATACGATTAGCTGCAAGTTTAGCAGCCATTATACTGCGAAAAGACCTCCAATCAGACACCAAGGCAGTAAATATGAGACTGTCCTAGTAGATGGTTTGCCTCATAACACAGAAAAGAACTTCTCGGACCGCGGAGATTTTGCAATCTATGTTAGACGCCCCGTTCTAATACTAGTGATACGCCCTGCTTATATGCAAATAAACTACATGCTGCCTACTTTAATAATGTTGTATTGCAACGGGATTACCTGTAAAAGATCAAAGCAGGTCATTGGCCAAAAGAATGTGCGTACAAGCCCCTGATCACGACCTATATACGTGTAGACGAGTCGTGCATTGACACGGGTTACCCGAATCGACCAGGACTTTCTTCATTGAGTATGGCCCACTTGCTGGTCCTAGAAGGCGCGAGTATTAACTCTAATCAAAGAACCAAATCCTCAataatgaaaaaaaaaaaaaaaaatgttaaTCTTACAGGAATTTAGGTACCGTGATGTATTACTAGATGCTGTGTATATGCCATCTTGCCCTCAAATCGGTCTTCCAAGTCCATTATCAACACCTTCCCCAGTTTGAATACAAGAAACCCTCAACAAACCAAAGTAGATACGCTCCATTCAGCCAATCATAAGTGTCCCATACTTATCTGAGCAAAATTTCCTGCGTCGAACTTTCCAGGACTTTCTGATACATATCGGCAGCAGTGATGCAAATCGCCTCTGGATCGATTATAGGCGGACTCACAAGGTAACGGCGGCTATGCATCTGAGTGTGCTGGAGCGATTCTGCTCTAAGTATCTACTGATTATCTTTCGCAGTGGAACGTTCAACCAAATATtatgaataaaaaaactagttAAGGCTAGTCAGTGCCTACACGTCTGCTGCCTGCAGCCTGTTGCTTCTCGCAACTATGTCAACATGTGTATACTCGTCTCTTCCAGCCCGAAGAAGGTGGCCTTCTGCGGAAGACAAATCCCACTGTGGGCCTTCTAAATGCCACTGCAGCTGGTCATGGCGCGGGAAAAGCTGTCTCAGCACCTCTCCAGCGACGACTATGGTCAGACGGACCGAGAAACCCCCAGAAGCTGGACACTTCATCCCTCCAGCGGCAAATGGTATCCACCCATTGCTTTGACTGAGGACCGAGCTGTCAAGGTCTCCATCTGAGTGTAAGAATCGAGACGGCTTccattcagcagcagccgggcCCCAGTACTTCGAGTCTCGAAGGATGGCTTCGGCGTCAATAGTTCGGTCAACGTCGGAGGTTCCCCCGGTGTTGAATGTTCGCTGGGCGTTGGCCTTTCGGCTCACCCGCATCCTTCGAATAGGCGGATAGAGGCGCAGAGACTCAAACACAACTGCCTTGGCCTGCGGTGAGGGTCGTTGACGTGCTGAGCAGTCGCGAAGAGATAGCAGCTCATCGACTCTTGATGGACGGTCCTGCAGCACGGCCAGCAACGTGTAAAAGACGGCTCGCCAGGGCACCTCGAAGGCGGGCATAACCAGGTCGAGGGGATTGAACGTCTCAGGAGTCCCAGATACGGTGCAGAGTAGCAGTTGCGCCAGGCcgtttttctctttggcctCTGAGAAGACGCCACAGAGGCAGCTTATCAGGCGGTTCATGTTCTGTACAAAGGCCTCGGGCTGCGCCCAGTTTAGATGAGGCAGCATTCATGTTCTTTTTCCATACGGTGAGCCGATGGATTTCGGAACAGATATACGCAAGCGTGCTTCTTGGGATATGATCAATGTCGAAAAGTGCTTTGAGTACGGCCACCAGTGTCGCACTGCGGCTGATTTCCATAACATTGGCCCTTAGGATGGTACTTCCATCTGGAACGTTTTCAGACAAAATTAGATTCTGGACTGAGGCGGATACGGAGCGTGCAATGGCATCCCAGGCATCGCCGTTCGTTTTGGCAAAGGCCTTTATGAGAGCTTGTCTGTACGCCTTGCGCAAGTCTTCCGACCCGTTTGTGAAAGGGTTATTGAGCCTAAAGGTTTCCCTTAGAGAAGAAGCCCCGGCTGTGGAAGCTCGGGCAGCAACTGAAAAGTTGTGCATGGCGTCCAGTGCCTCATCAAGAGGATCAAAAGCGCGATCCAAGCGACTGTTCACGACTTTCCATGCCCCGGGTGCCGCAGTCGCTCTAAAACTtcagaggaaaaaaagaaaacagccAGGTTAACAGAGTTCTGAATCTCGCTCTCTCTGATCTAATCAGCTAGCAACTCACACAAAACGTAGGAGCAACCAGGTGAAAGCCCCAATCAAGAGCAGCCATGCGGAATAATTTTCAATCATCTTTAAGGAGAGAGCCGCTATTTCTTTTCGTCTCTTACTCTTGTAAATTGGATGCGAGAGTATATTGCATTTATAGATCATCGCATGTATTATTGCATGGCccaatatattactaaagaaCTACTAAGAGAAGCTGTACTGGATCCCGTTTCTTTCCCGCCACACGACCCAACCTCTCTCAATGCTCGGTAGGTAACCTCTCCTGCATAGGTCCAGCAGCTATGGTAAGACATTTCTGACTCTAGGCTTCCTATATGTAGCAGAGAGAAAgtggagatgatggcatGTGCGCATCCACCGTATAATGCTACATCCAATTAGAGTCGGACACGTTGTGTAAGGCTACATATAACCTGGCGCCTAATTATACATAGCTAAGATGTTTTCACCCTGCAGAATACAAAGAAATTAGACAGTAATACGCCATAAAGAATACTCATTAAAATCCGGCACTAGGGACTAGCGATTGTCAAGACGAGAGTGTCTCATTTCAAGTTCACGTTCTTTTCTTAGGTATTGCGCTCATCCATATGCCCCGTTTCATCGAGTTTTATGGTATCACTGCTCGATGGACCTGTGGGTGATAGCTTCAAGGAACTGTCTGAACTATGTAGGGAAACGCCCTACGTCTTTGTTGTTTGCTGGCCTTGCCTTAGCTTGCCTCGGAATCCAACTTCACCAAGGCAATCAAGCACAGCAGAAGATGTATCCCAGGCCGATGATGAGCCAATCCGCTCTTCATAACGTAATACGCTCAAAAGATTACACTATGACGTAGCACAGCAAGACACGGCACGAGGAGACACCGTCATACCTCTCTAAATGATTCAAGCCTATACCTCATGTCAAAAGTTTAAACTTCTAGTCTAGTCGATGCCATCGCTTACCAAGATCAAGATTGACTCTCCATTCCGCAGCAATACTAACTAGGGCTGAGGTAGTTCGAGAATATTCAAGCTCAACCACCGAAAATACAATACATGTAAATTTTCGAACCTGTGTAACATTCGGTTTAATCACTTCGCTGCATGGGCTGTTGTACGAATGCATTTAACAAGTGTATCTCGTCAAACAATTATTACCATACCGATATCTTATCGGAGCTCAAGTGGTGCAACCAGGAAGGAATAGTCACTTTTGTATTTTTCACGTAGATCACGCTGGGGAGGTTATCCACTCCCTGCGTTAAATTAGTGAATGCGTTTGTAACTAATGAGATCATGAATTACATCCCGCTCAATGCAAAACTCGATAGTCATCTATCACTGCACTTTAATGCTACGTTCCCCTACAAGAGCCGGACACTTGGGTGCATTGAGCCTCAAAGAGCTGTTATAAGTTGCCTCTCGTCACCAACTTCGCCCAAATAGATGTGTATCTGACACAAGGCATTATCATAGCAGCACTGTAGGGACAGGCTAGCGAGTTAGCTTCGCCGTTGCTATTTCCTTGTCAACACACGCCATTCCTTGGTTAAGCGTTGATTGTCGAAGCCATCGAAATTGGCGAAGTTCTCGCCAGATTTTGGAGAACATAGTTCCCTAGAATTTGTGTAAAACACCACGAGagttagaaaaatatttgaTATACAGTTTGTCTAAGTCTAATGTTGGTAACTAAATACAATATTTCTAAGATGAAGCAGTCGTTGTAGTCTAATGATTCTTCAGTCTAAGCCCTCTATAATATGTAACTGAAACAAAAATATCCTTAGAGAAGTGATAGCAAAAGG
This window encodes:
- a CDS encoding uncharacterized protein (EggNog:ENOG41); translated protein: MLPHLNWAQPEAFVQNMNRLISCLCGVFSEAKEKNGLAQLLLCTVSGTPETFNPLDLVMPAFEVPWRAVFYTLLAVLQDRPSRVDELLSLRDCSARQRPSPQAKAVVFESLRLYPPIRRMRVSRKANAQRTFNTGGTSDVDRTIDAEAILRDSKYWGPAAAEWKPSRFLHSDGDLDSSVLSQSNGWIPFAAGGMKCPASGGFSVRLTIVVAGEVLRQLFPRHDQLQWHLEGPQWDLSSAEGHLLRAGRDEYTHVDIVARSNRLQAADV